GAACGGTGAACGGGTCGAGTTCACTGCTGCTAACGCCGGTCGTCTTCGCCAGTACATCGAGAGCCTTCGGGCTCAACTGAGCAGCACAACCCGCGGACCAATGCGAGTGTATTTCTAATGGCAGACCAGTTGGACCTGTTGCAGGACAAAATGCCGTCGAAGCAGATGGCATCCAGCTTTGAGGGGGCCAGTCACGTAAACCGCGAACTGGCGATGTGGCATCCACCCCTCCGGTCTGCCGACGCTGAAATCATCCCGGGTAAAGACGAGATCGACGCCCGGGCTCTGGACCTTCAGCGTAACGACGGGTACATCCACGGTGCTGTTCAGGGTCAGAAAGATTCCATCGTCGGTGCCTTCTACCGACTGAACTCCAAGCCGAACTACAAGTATCTGGGGTTGGACGAGGTCTGGGCTGAAGAATTCCAGGAAGCCGTGGAAGCCCAATTCAGTCTCGCCGCTGAATCACCGGATTGCTATTTCGATGCAGCCGGCCAACTCACCTTCTCGGAAATGATCCGCCTGAGCATTGGTGTTTCCATGCTGGCGGGCGAAGACCTGAGCACGGTGGAGTGGATTCGTGAAGGTCGTCGGCCATTCAAAACGGCCATTCAGATGATCGACCCGGTTCGGTTGAGTAACCCCTACGGTGAGGAATGGAGTACCACCTGGCGTAAAGGCGTTCGGAAGGACAGCCGGGGTCGCCCTGTTGAGTATTCGATTCGCTACACCATGCCGGGTGACAACTGGGACTTTGAAAACGAGTTCCGCTGGAAGATGGTTGCCGCCCGGAAGCCGTGGGGCAGGAAGCAGGTTCTTCACTATTTCGAGCCGTACCGCGTTGGTCAAACCCGTGGTGTGAGTGATCTGGTGTCGATTCTGAAGCAGAGCAAGATGGTCGGGAAGTATCAGGACATTGTCCTGCAGAACGCCGTCCTGAACGCCACCTATGCAGCGGCGATTGAATCAGACCTGCCACCGAGTGAAGCGTTTGAAGCTCTCGGTGGTGGCGAGGACCAGATTCAGAAGTGGGCACAGAATTATCTGGAATCCATTGCCGCGTACACCGGCAACAGTAGGAACCTGCATATTGACGGGATCAAGATTCCACACCTGTACCCGGGCACCAAGCTCAAGCTGCAAAACGCGGGACAACCTGGTGGCCTCGGTACCGGATTTGAGGAATCCCTGCTTCGGCATCTGGCGGCTGGTCTCGGTATGAGTTACGAGGAATTCAGCCACGACTTCACGAAGACGAACTACTCGTCTGCCCGGGCGGCAATGGGTGAGACACATAAGCGTCTTCAGGGTCGCAAGAAGGCCGTTGCCGATAAGAAGGCCACGGATATTTTCCGCCTGTGGTTCGAGGAACAACTGAATTCCGGTGCCTTCAACGATGTCCTGCCTCGCAACGCCCCGAACTTCTACGAGCGGTTGAACGCAGACGCCTTCTGTGCCTGTTCGTGGATCGGTGCTCCGAGAGGGCAGATTGACGAATTGAAGGAGACCCAGGCGGCGATTTCCCGAATTGAGGCTGGACTGAGCACTTATGAGAAGGAAACGGCCAGATTCGGTGAGGACTTCCGGGAAGTATTCCGTCAACGCCAGCGTGAACAAAACCTGGCGGACGAACTGGGTCTGACCCTGAACACGAAAGGTAGCTCCGGCACCATGGATGCTGGCGGGAACGCTGCCAATGAAAGCCCGAAGCGGGGTGGAGAGGATGACAGCGATGAGTAAGCAGATCGACCTGAGAAGCCGGCTTCTGAACACGCCGTTGATGATGAGCCAGGAGCATGCTGAATCGTTTGCCGCCCTGGCCCCGGAATCGTTCCTGATCGACGCAGAGCCGGCAAACGCCGATGAAATGATGTTCGATTGGGCTTTCGGCAGCGCCCGGTCGAAACCGTACAAGATGATCGGTTCTCTGGCGGTAATCCCGGTCACCGGGACTCTGCTGCATCGGTTCAACTGGTCATATGGGTTTGCCACTGGCTACGACTACATTCGAGCCGTGTTCGACATGGCTCTGGTGGACGAAGACGTGGAAGGGATCGTTTTCGATGTCCACTCAGGCGGTGGCCAGGTAGACGGTGCCTTTGAACTGGCCGACCACATTTTCGAGAACCGTGGCGTGAAACCGAGCATTTCGGTGGTGAACTCCCATGCCTATAGCGCCGCCTACTTGATTGGCAGTGCAGCCGGGAAGATGACCGTGCCGAAGACAGGTGGTGCTGGTTCCATTGGTGTTGTGACCATGCATGCGGACATGTCGAAGATGCTGGACAACATCGGCATCAAGATCACGTTCATCCATGCTGGCAAGCACAAAGTGGATGGCAACCCTTACCAAGCACTCCCGGAAGGGGTGCGGAATCGAATTCAGGCGAAGATTGATGAGTCCTACGGCATGTTCGTTGAAGCCGTTGCTCGACATCGGGGCCTGGATACTGAGGCGGTACGGAAAACCGAGGCACAGACACTCAGTGCCCAGGAAGCCGTAGACCTCAAACTGGTGGATGCTGTCGCTTCTCCTATGGAAGCCATGACAGCGTTCGTAGCCGAACTGAACGGTGAGTCAAAGGAGACCGTTATGGCAGATCAAAATAAGGCCACCCAGAAAGCCGGTCAGCAGGCCGCGGACGCGGGTGGCGAAAACCAGACTTTCACCCAGGCCGACCTCGATGCAGCGAAAGCTCAGGGTGTAACCGAAGGACGCCAGATGGAGCGTGACCGTTATGCAGCGGTGATTGGCTCCGAGCATTACGCCGGCCGTGAAGGTCTGGCAAGCAAGATGCTGGCGAAAGAGGCTTTGAGTGCTGATGAAATCAACGAAATGTTGGCAGATGCACCAAAGGTTGATAAGACCGCGCAAACCGATGGTGGTAGCAACGCCTTCGAGAACGCCATGAACAACTCCGACAACCCCAACCTGGGTGAGGAAACTCAGCAGGAGCAGGGTGCGGAGTCGGAAGGTGGCTCTCTCTGGGATAACTACGCCCGAGTTGCCGGCGTAAACCAGTCCTGATCGCCGCTGGCGGTCACTGAATCCTCTGGGAAGGAGAAACGACATGAGCATTCTTGCTGGAACTGAAACCAGTTCGCACACGCCGCGTGAACTGTTCGCCGGTGATGCACCGATCATCACCAACGCCCGGATGTTTGCAACCGGCCTGGAACTGCCTATCAACTCGGTTGTTGCGCTGAACACCAGCAACGAACTGGTTGAGTGGGCACCTGGCGCTGCAGACAGCACAGCCGTTGCTGTGGGCATTACCTGTGAAGCCGTGAACACCACCGGTGGTGCAGCGATGAATCCGATTTATGAGGGTGGTTTCTTCAACACCGACGCTCTGAATTGGCCCGCTGGCGCAACTGCCGTACAGAAGGCGAACGCCTTTAACGGCACTGATATTCACCATCGGTCACTCGGTTACTCCGGTTAACCGATAACCCTTTGAAGCTCTGACAGGAGAAAGGCCATGAGCTACACGCCTTATAGCACTCACGAAATGCTCAAGGTTATTCGGAACGCACCGAAACCGAGTAATTTCTGGTTGAACCTGCTGTTCCGACAGCAAGTGAACTTCACCACCCAGTACATCGACTTCGACAAGATCGACAAAGGTCGTCGACTGGCACCGTTTGTTGCCCCGACGGTTCAAGGTAAGCCGATGAAGTCCGAAGGGTATGACACCCGTCGCTTCGCACCGGCCTACGTGAAACCGAAGCATGTGGTTGATCCGGAGCGCATCATCACCCGTCGAGCAGGTGAGCCGTACACCGGCAATCTGTCTCCTGCTGGTCGCCGTGACGCCATCGTTGGTGACATCATGGTGGAACAGCGCGATATGATCATGCGTCGTTGGGAATTGATGGCTGCGGAAGCTGCGATCAACGGTGCCGTTACTGTTGAGGGTGAAGACTACCCAACCCAGTACATCGAATTCGGTCGCGACCCCAATAACACGGTGACCCTGAGTGGTACCGATCTGTGGTCAGATACCGCCAATTCCGATCCGTTCAAGGACCTGGAAGACTGGTCTCTGGACATGGCTCGTTCCAGCGGCTACCCGGTAACTGACTGGGTGATGGGTACCAACGCCTACCGTGCGCTGATCAACCATCCCAAGGCTGAGAAGCAACTGGATACCAACGTCAAGAACTCGTCCCAGATTATGCTGGACCTGGGTATCAATCAGGCCGACGAGAACGGTGCGATCATCCAGTTCAAGGGTACTGTGGGTTCCGGCATTCGGGTCTGGGTGTACTCTGACATTTACGAAGATGATCAGGGTAACCAGGTTGAGATCATGGACCAGAATGCGGTCGTTGGTCTGAACCCGGCCGGGGTTGAAGGTGTGCGTTGCTTCGGTGCCATCATGGACGCCCGTGCCGGCTACCAGGCGCTCGACATCTTCCCAAAAACCTGGATGAACGAAGACCCCTCCGTGGAGTACGCGATGTCACAGTCCGCTCCGTTGATGGTACCGCGTCGTCCGAATGCCACGTTCAAGGCAACTGTGGTATAAGGAAGTCTGAATCCCCGGGGTACTTTTGTGCCCCGGGATACAACTAACAGTTGTAATTAAGGGTGATCCCGATGAAACTAGAAGCATTGAACCGAGTACAAGGTGTGAAGGTTCTGGCCGGAAAAGGTAAGGGTGGTAAGACCGCCTATGCAGGTGACGTGTTTGAGGCCAAAACCGACGCTGAAGCTGAACGTCTGATCGAGAACGGTGCAGCCCGTGAGTATGTCGTTGAGGACAAACTGGCTGGTTCAGAAGAACCGACTGCGAAAAAGTCTGGTGGCCGTAAGCCGGCAGCGAAGAAGTCTGATGTTCAGAAAGCCGATGATGGCTCTGACACTGCCGATGACAGTGACCTTGGCCTGGGTGGCTAAGTGAACTGGGCTCGTACCAAGCAAAAAGCCCGGGATGCCGTCCACGGGACATTCTCTGTCCCGGGCTTTTACACCGACTCTCAACAGACCGACCTGGAAATCAAGGTGCGTCTGCATAGGAAGTCGGCATATCTGGGTGATAACTACGATGAGTTTTCACCGGGTTATTTCTCAGAGATCAACCGGGTCATTGTTGATCTGCGAGAAGTGACCCCTGAACGTGGGGCAACGATCCGGATTCCGGATTTTGAGAACGTAGAAGTGAGCGTTGAGAACTACAACCGCCAGGGTGAGCACTACGCTCTGTGCGAGGTGAGGGCATGACGGTCGGATTGAGACTCGGCATCAAGGGTGACGACACCTTCGTTCGATACCTGCGGGAGTACCCCAAGGTGGCGAGGAAGGCTGGCAAGCTGGCGATCAACGATACGATACGCCGCGGTCGCCGGATGTTGAAGCAGGAGATTCTTCAACAGGTTAACCTGCCTCCGAGCTACCTGAACCAGACGCGATTGACCGAAAACTACGCCAATGAGACCAACCTGACCGGTTCCATTGTTGGCCGGCGTCGCCCGACCTCACTGGCACGTTTCGGTGCCGAACAGCTTTACCAGCCGAATAAAACGCGACCGGGCCGGAAGAAAGCCGGTGTGAGTTTGAAGGTGAAAGGTCGCCGCAAGGTGATCCCCCGGGCCTTCCTGATCGACCTGAAATCCGGCAGCAAGGATGGTGGGAACGTCGGTTTGGCCATGCGATTGCCGAAAGGTCAGAAACCGGAGCGTCGGTTCCGGGCGAAACCGCTCTATAAGAGTCGGGATACAAACGTGTGGCTACTGTATGGCCCTTCCGTGAACCAGGTGATGAGTTCCGAGAAGAAAGGCCCGAGTCTTGTGAGCAAGATGCAACAACCACTCACCAATTACATGAATCGAGAGTTCAGGCGACAATTCGGGAGGCTCTACGGTGGCTGACAGTAAGCGGCTTCAGATTCTCAAGGCACTGACTACACACCTTGAGACATTGGTCAATTATGACGTGAACGGGAAGGTGTGGCGTGGTCGGACACGGCCGGCAGATGAAAGCGATCAACCGTTCATCTGCATGTTTGAAATGCCACCGGAGTATGAAGATCAGGCGGATAACCTGGTGAGCTCAATGCCATGGTACATCGGTCTACAGGGTTATATTCGACCGGACAAGACACATCCGACCGACCCTGCCCACAACTTCATGGCAGAAGTGAAGCAGAAGCTCGGGGAATTGGCGAACGACGGTGGTGCCGACCGTCCCGGGGAGAACTTCATGCTCGGTGGTCTCGTTGAGGACATCGAGGTTGATGGGGGTATGTGCTTTGAGGCTGATGAAACAACCAATTGTTGTTATTTCGCTTTGAAGTTGACCCTGACCATAGCGGAAAATCTAGGAGACCCGTATGCGTAAGCAAGAAGAACAGACCCAGGAAGTGAAGTCTGGGGAAGTGGTCACTTCGCTCAAGGAATACACCCTGAAGGAAAAGATCACCTACAAAGGTGAATCCAAGGGTCCTGGGGCAAAAGTGAAGCTGAATGCCCGACAGGCCGAGCGGCTGAAAGAGTCGGGGCACATTTAACCAAGTAGGAGATCGTGGCTATGGCTACCGATAAAAAGAACTATGTGCTCGGGCGGGGCAAACTGTACTTTGACCCTTTCGCGCCGGGTACCAAAAACAAGACTGGTGAGCGTTACTTTGGTAACACCACCGAGTTCAACCTGAACGTGGAATCCGAAGCATTGGACCACTTCAACAGTGATGAAGGTGTCCGAACCAAGGATGACTCCGTTATCCTGGAACTGACCCGTACCGGGGCACTGACCACCGACAACATCAACGAGGAAAACGCGGCTCTGTTCGTCCTCGGTGAAGTTTCTGACGTGGCCCAGACTGCAGACCCGGTTGTTTCTGAAGACCTCGGTACTCCGCTGCCAGACCGCTTCTATCAGTTGGGTGCAACGGCCGCTAACCCGCAGGGTGTCCGTGGTGTGACCGCTGTATCCATCACCGTTGACCCCGGTGGCACTGCCACTGCTGCGGTTGAAGGTACTGACTACACCCTGGATGCCGAACTGGGACGAATCTACATCCTGGAAGGCGGGGCGTTCGACGGCACCAAGGCGGCATCTGCGGATTACACCCCTGAAGCCAACAGTCGTAAACGTGTGACCACCAACGCCGCCGCATCAGTGGAAGGCGCACTGCGGTTCGTGGCGTTCAACGCCAAGGGTAAGCAGAAGGATGTATACATTCCGTATGTGACCCTGCGACCGACCGGTGACTGGTCACTGAAAGGTGACGACTGGCAGAACATGGGCTTCTCTGTGGAAGTCGGTGAACTGGAAGGTATGGCTGCGATGTATATCGACGGTCGACCTGCGGCCTAAGTTACAACCAATAATAGGGCGATCAACCCATGACTGATTTTCTCTACAACACTCAGGAAATTAAGTGGGGCAGAGAAGGTAGTGAAAAGGTCCTGACTGTTCGAGGATTGAGCACTCAGGACCTCACCATTGCCATTCGTACCCACAAGGATTCACTAACCAAGGCGTTCCAGATGGCAGAGGGACGGCTTGAGAACAACAGCGATTTGAGCGAGTTCGGCTTGGAACTGATGGAACAGTTCCCCGGGTTGGTAGCTCAACTGATCGCCCTGGCTACCGATAAGCCGAACCGGGCCGGGGAGATTGAACGTCTCCCTGCGCCTGTTCAACTCCGGCTGATGCTGGCGGTCTACGAGCTCACCATTGAGGACACGGGAGGTCTTCAGGATTTTTTGCAACAAGTGTTCGCGATCCTGGACCGGATCAAAGCGACGACCCACTCGCTGAATTCGCGTCCGAAACCGGCGATGGAAGCGAACACTGGTACTTAACTCTACGCCGGTGCGTCAGTGCGCTCAAATCCAACGGGCACCCTGACGCACACCTTTACCCGGTGGGTACGTTGCTGGTCGAGACAAGGCTGACGGAAGAACACCTCAACAGGCAACTGGCAACGACGGCCATTGCCACACAGGCGGCGATAGGGTCTGTCCTTTCCAAGGAAGGGCACAAGGCATTCAAGCAGCTAATTGAGAGGTTGACCGATGGCAACTAACAGAAAAGGCGATGTGGAACTCGTCGTCTCGGCCAAAAACGAAGCTACCCAGACCATCAACGAACTGGTCAAGTCTCTGGAAAACCTCGGCAAGGAAGCCGGCCAGTCTGGAATTGGTGGTCTGTTCCGAAAGCTGGCTAAGGCCAGTGGTGATACCACCAAGCGTCAGGACGAACTGACTGACGCTCTCAACCGCACTCGTCAGGCTCAGAATCAACTTCAGAAAGCGAACGATGAGCGGGAGAAGGACCTGCAGCAACAGCGGGATTCTATCGACAAAACCCAACGCTCTCTGGACCGACTGAATGCCAAGTACCGGGAATACGCCGATGAAGCTCGGAAAGCCCGGACCCCTTCCGACTCCCTGGTGCAAACCTTCGAGAAGCAGCAACGTCGTCAGTCTGAACTGGCTCAGGCGGTTGATGAAACCGGCCGGCAACTGGGTGAAGCTCAAGCCCGGTTTGAGCAGAATCAGGGTGTTGATGAGACTGCTACCCGCAACATCGAGGACTACCGTCGTCGTGTGATTGAACTGGGTGACTCCTGGCGGGAGACCACTCAGGCGGTGGCTCAGGCACAGAAGGTGCTCTCGCAACAGGCCAAGATTCGTGATACCGCTGATGCCGGCCAGAAGGATGCTCAGGCTCGTCTGGACAGTCTACGTCAGGAATTGAAGGTCGCCCGGGAGCTTGAGAAAGAACAGCGCCGGATCGTTCGTGAAGCCGACGAGGCGACAGATGAGCAGGTGCAGGCGAAGGAAGAAGCGATTGCTGCCACCAAGCGTTTGAAGGAACAGGTGGAGCAGCAAGTATTGGTGGAGCGTGAGGCCCGTGCAGAACGGAATGCATCCGCCAAGTCCTATCGTGACCAGAGTCGTGAAGTCGACAAGCTGGTGAAGCAGGCGGACAAACAGAAAACCGCCTACATCGACCTCAAGGCCGGCCTGGATGAGTATACCCGCGCCCAGGAGAAAGCCGGCACTGAGCGTCAACAGAAGAACATTGAAAAACTCACTGCCTCCCTGGAACAGTTGCAGACTCAGTACCAGGGTGCGGCCACTCGCCTTGAGAAAACTCAGGAGCGACTGAACAAAGCATCCGGCCCGGACCCGAGGGCGGTTCAGCGATTCGAGAACCTGCAGCAGAGTATCAAGGATACTGAAGCGGAGATCGTTGAGCAGACGGCCACTCTGGAAAAAATGCAGCGGGAGTACCAACAAGCCGGTGCGTCTGCTGACCAGTTGGCCCAGAAAGAACGGGAACTGGAACGGGTTACTGAACGACTGACCTCCGAGCAACGGGAGTTGCAGGCTGAGACCGGGAAGACCGCTACTGCCACCGACCGGGCGGGGAAGGAAGCCGCTGAAGCCGCTCGTCGATTCCGCCTGTGGGGTGAAGACAGTCGCCAGGCACTCTCCTGGTTGCAGCGTATCCGGGGTGAACTCCTGTCCATCGCCGCAGCATATGGTGGTGTCTACGCCATCGGTGGTGCTGTCCGGTCGATCTATGACGCATCGGTGCTGACCCAGAAGGCCACGGCTAGACTTGCCGCCAAGTTCAACGGTGACTTCAACGCAATCGAGCAGGAAATCCGGTTCGTTCGGGAAGAAGCCGACCGACTGGGTATTGAGTTCGAGACCTTGCTTGAGCAGTACACCCGGTTCGTGAACAACGTGCCAGATGGTGTTCTGAACATTGATCAGATCAGGTTCACATTCACCGGTATTGCTGAAGCCTCCCGTGCTGCGGGCCTTGGTACCCAGGACATTCAATCGGTGTTCGTGGCCCTCGGACAAATTGCCGCCAAGGGTGCTGTGCAGCTTGAAGAACTCCGGCAACAACTCGGTGAACGAATCCCAGCCGCTATCGAGAATACGGCGAAAGGTCTGACTGAAATGACCGGGGAACTGGTCACCACGGAAGAATTGCTACAACGGATTAACCGGGGTGAAGTGAGCTCCACAGCCATCGTTGCACTGGCACAATCATTGAGGTCTGAATTCGGGCCGGCGCTGGAAACCGCCCTTGATTCACCTCTCGCTGCATTGGCCCGTTTCCGGAATACGCTCTATGACATCCGGATTGAGATTGCGAAGTCCGGGTTCATTGACCAACTCACCCAAGGATTGGAAGAACTCAACAAGGAAATGCGGACGCCGGAATTCCGCAATGGTATGAGAGAGTTTGCCAACGCATTGAGCGGTGTTGTTCAGTTCGGGGTTCTGGTCATCAAGAATCTGGACACCGTGACGGCAGCACTGAAGGCCCTGGTTGCCATCAAGGCGGCTGGCTACCTTCGCAGCGTGACCGCACAGATCGCTGCTATGAGCGCGGCATCCCTGACGGCCTCTCGTCAGGTGAAGACAGCAACAACCGCCGTGGGCAAGCTCCGTGGTGCTGTCATCGCTCTCTACAATGCTGTCCTACTTCTGCCGGCTGCGTTTTACGCTGGTCTCACGGTGGGTGATTACCTGCAGGACCAGTACCCGGAGCTCCGGAAGTTCGGCGCTACCCTGGTGGGTGTGTTTGAGAAATCCATCATCCGTTCCAAGGAGACTTGGGATACCTTCCTAATCCAGATGGAGGGTGGCTGGAAATCCGTGGTGAAGGAAATCGCCCGGGCATTCGTGACTGTCATCCCAACGGTGATCTGGCGGTCAGTGGAAACAGTGGGTAACGCTGTTGGTCTTGTCAACGAATCATTGGGTAAGTCCATTCAGGAGTTCGCTGTTGGCTCACTGAACGAGGTGAACCAAGCCGCCGACGGTTTGATGGACAAGTTGCTCGATACCACTGACGTTGATGCGCTGATTGCCGAAGTCCGGAAGAAGGCAGATGCCGAGGCTGCAGCCGTTGACCAGATCATCACTCAGATGTTCTCCGACATCGACAAGCTCGGTGGTGATGTGGTTGAGCCGGAAGAAGGGAAGAAGGCTGGCCATGAGTACGGTGAGGAATTCCTGCAGGGCCTCCGGGAACTGGATTACTTCCAGACAGGTGTCAACGCCGGTAAAAGCCTGGGTGAAGGACTGCTGACCCAACTGAAGAACATTCGGGATGCCCTGGCTGAAGAATCAGCAACCGGCCTGGAAGACCGACTGAAGTTGATTGAAGCCGAGTTCAAGGACTTCATGGAGGGCATCAGTCAGTTCCAGACTGAGGGTGACCAGAACATTCTGGAGATTCAGGAGAAAGCTCAGGAGCGGATTGGTCAACTGCGTGAGAACCAGAACATCGACGACGCGGTTCGCAAGCGGGAGATTGCCTCTATCGAAAAACGGGCAGCACAGGAGGTTGCCCAGATTCGTGAGAGCCAGTCGCTCCTGGCGGACGCCCCGCAGGTGGTCCAGCAGTTGATCAACATCCGGAAGGAGAAGGAACGCCAGAAGTACATTGACGAGCAGATCGAGAAGACCCAGAACCGCATCAACGGGTTGAACCAGGATCGCCAGGATGATCTGGACCGGGTGAATGAACTGGCACAGCTTGGGTTGATCAGCACTGAGGAACAGGGCGAGAAGGTCAACCAGATCAACACTGAAATGATCGGCAAGCTGAAGGAGGCTGTTCAGGAGGCCCGTAATCTGGCCGAGGCCACCGGTAACGCCGACTTGAGCCGTTTCGTCGATCAGTTCGATAACTTCGAGGAAGTAGAACGCCGTCGGGCCGCTCTGGAAGACCTCAACCGCCTGGAACAGCGGATCAATGATCAGTACAGCATCCGTGAGACCAAGCTGGACACGATCAATACGTTGCGTGAAACCGGTGCGATTGACGCGGCGACGGCAGAGCAGCGGGCTCGGACAATCCTAGATCAGAGTAATCAGACACTTGGTGAAATGATCGACAAGGCAATCACGCTGGCTGAGAAACTGGGTGATGAAGGACTGGTTGCCAACCTGAAGAACATGAAGGCGGGCCTGCAGGAGGTCAAAGACCAGTTGTTCTCAGGTGACCAGTTGGCGGAAGACTTTGCCTCGGGATTCACCAACGCTTTCAACCAGTTCATCGACGGGACAATGTCGATGGCCGATGCCTTCCGGCAGTTCGCCGCGGACTTCCTACGTCAGATTGCGAACATGATTCTGCAGCAGATCATTTTCAACGCTGTGCGAGGGGCCATGGGTGGTGTGGCCGGAGGCTTGAACGCGGTCGTACCCACCAATCACACTGGGGGTATTGTAGGGCAGGATGGCAAAGGTCGCCTGGCAGACCTGAGTTGGTTCGCCGGCGCTGTCCGGTATCACTCCGGTGGTATCGCCGGCTTGAAGCCGAACGAGGTTCCGACAATACTTGAGAAGGGTGAGGAAGTGTTGACCGCGTCCGATCCGCGCCATAGAAACAACCAAGGGTCGGATAATCAATCAACAGGTGTTAAGATCATCAATGCAATCGACTCGTCTTCCATCGTTTCTGAGGGTTTGAACAGTGCTCAGGGTCAGAAGGCGATTATCAATTTCATTCGGGCCAACAAGGCCCAGGTTAAATCGGTGCTTGCGTAATGGCTTGGGAAACGGGAACTGCTGCGAACCACGTTGATCTGTTCAACAAGATCAGGGATTTCCTGACGACGAACACCGATCTGGTGAACGCCGGGGAGAACTGGACACAGGTGCTCGGGCCATCGGGTACCCTGGTTCACGGGGATCAGATTACCCTGAAGGGACCAGGGTTGACCGGTACGGACAACATTTACTTCGGCATGGACACGTTTGAAGACTCCGGTGCGGACACCTACAACATGCGGTTCTGGGGTCATGCGGGCTTCTCTGTGAACCAGGCACCACGTTCCCAGGCTCTCATGTCGCCGGATCAGTACGTGTTGTTGTGGAATCAACCCATGACGTACTGGATTGTCGGGAATGGTCGACGATGGATGCTGGCGGTCAAGGTAGCCACAGTGTACTCATCGGCATACTGCGGATTTATCATGCCTTATGGGTCACCGAGTGAATACCCATACCCGATGCTGGTGGCTGGTATAGCAATGGGTAACTACAGATGGAGCGATGAAGACGCCCGCAACCGATTTTTCGCCAGTCCGGGTTACAACACCATGGCTTTGTATTATCCAGACAATGTTTG
The window above is part of the Marinobacter sp. THAF197a genome. Proteins encoded here:
- a CDS encoding phage pre-tape measure protein: MTDFLYNTQEIKWGREGSEKVLTVRGLSTQDLTIAIRTHKDSLTKAFQMAEGRLENNSDLSEFGLELMEQFPGLVAQLIALATDKPNRAGEIERLPAPVQLRLMLAVYELTIEDTGGLQDFLQQVFAILDRIKATTHSLNSRPKPAMEANTGT
- a CDS encoding major capsid protein — protein: MSYTPYSTHEMLKVIRNAPKPSNFWLNLLFRQQVNFTTQYIDFDKIDKGRRLAPFVAPTVQGKPMKSEGYDTRRFAPAYVKPKHVVDPERIITRRAGEPYTGNLSPAGRRDAIVGDIMVEQRDMIMRRWELMAAEAAINGAVTVEGEDYPTQYIEFGRDPNNTVTLSGTDLWSDTANSDPFKDLEDWSLDMARSSGYPVTDWVMGTNAYRALINHPKAEKQLDTNVKNSSQIMLDLGINQADENGAIIQFKGTVGSGIRVWVYSDIYEDDQGNQVEIMDQNAVVGLNPAGVEGVRCFGAIMDARAGYQALDIFPKTWMNEDPSVEYAMSQSAPLMVPRRPNATFKATVV
- the gpW gene encoding gpW family head-tail joining protein — encoded protein: MTTVADRLAEAESEYHALITGNKPRVVVDQNGERVEFTAANAGRLRQYIESLRAQLSSTTRGPMRVYF
- a CDS encoding S49 family peptidase, which gives rise to MSKQIDLRSRLLNTPLMMSQEHAESFAALAPESFLIDAEPANADEMMFDWAFGSARSKPYKMIGSLAVIPVTGTLLHRFNWSYGFATGYDYIRAVFDMALVDEDVEGIVFDVHSGGGQVDGAFELADHIFENRGVKPSISVVNSHAYSAAYLIGSAAGKMTVPKTGGAGSIGVVTMHADMSKMLDNIGIKITFIHAGKHKVDGNPYQALPEGVRNRIQAKIDESYGMFVEAVARHRGLDTEAVRKTEAQTLSAQEAVDLKLVDAVASPMEAMTAFVAELNGESKETVMADQNKATQKAGQQAADAGGENQTFTQADLDAAKAQGVTEGRQMERDRYAAVIGSEHYAGREGLASKMLAKEALSADEINEMLADAPKVDKTAQTDGGSNAFENAMNNSDNPNLGEETQQEQGAESEGGSLWDNYARVAGVNQS
- a CDS encoding phage portal protein, which produces MADQLDLLQDKMPSKQMASSFEGASHVNRELAMWHPPLRSADAEIIPGKDEIDARALDLQRNDGYIHGAVQGQKDSIVGAFYRLNSKPNYKYLGLDEVWAEEFQEAVEAQFSLAAESPDCYFDAAGQLTFSEMIRLSIGVSMLAGEDLSTVEWIREGRRPFKTAIQMIDPVRLSNPYGEEWSTTWRKGVRKDSRGRPVEYSIRYTMPGDNWDFENEFRWKMVAARKPWGRKQVLHYFEPYRVGQTRGVSDLVSILKQSKMVGKYQDIVLQNAVLNATYAAAIESDLPPSEAFEALGGGEDQIQKWAQNYLESIAAYTGNSRNLHIDGIKIPHLYPGTKLKLQNAGQPGGLGTGFEESLLRHLAAGLGMSYEEFSHDFTKTNYSSARAAMGETHKRLQGRKKAVADKKATDIFRLWFEEQLNSGAFNDVLPRNAPNFYERLNADAFCACSWIGAPRGQIDELKETQAAISRIEAGLSTYEKETARFGEDFREVFRQRQREQNLADELGLTLNTKGSSGTMDAGGNAANESPKRGGEDDSDE
- a CDS encoding head decoration protein is translated as MSILAGTETSSHTPRELFAGDAPIITNARMFATGLELPINSVVALNTSNELVEWAPGAADSTAVAVGITCEAVNTTGGAAMNPIYEGGFFNTDALNWPAGATAVQKANAFNGTDIHHRSLGYSG